Genomic DNA from Taurinivorans muris:
GCAGATAAAGTTCGCCGATATAGGCGAAAATGGCATGTTCGTCCTTATAATTTTCCAGCGCCTTTTCAACGGCTGTGTCGGCTTGTTCAAGAAAATCCCTGCTTAAGAAGTCTTTGGCGGAATTTAAATAGGTGTCAAGCGCTTTTTTGCGCTTGAGGGCGTCTTCGTAACTCTCTTCCTCTTTTTGGTTTTTGGTCAGGTGTTCATAGGCTTTCATGCAGGTCACAAGCAGTTTTTTCTCTTCGCCCGCCGTGTAGCTGAAAGAAATGTTCAATGCGTCCTTTACTTGGGTGAACGCGTTGTATTCCATCGTGGTGTCGCGGATAAGGCTTTTTAGTTCGGTGGAAACGGGCGTGTTGGACTGCACGAGGGCGTGCATTGCGTAAATGAAGCGTTTTAAGGAACCTGCCAAATCGCCTTTTTTGGCGCTCACTTTTGCGGAAGAAAGTTGGGTGCGTATTTGATTTATATCCATAAAAAACCTCTGATTTGTATTTCTTACATTTTGTCACAAATTGGTGCTTTTAGCAAGGTTTTTTATTCTAACAAACTCTATTTATTATAGAATGGATTTTTTATCTTGTTTAGCTTGCAATAAAAAAATACTTATGGCATAAGAAATGCATGCGAAGGAGATCTTGATTTTGGAGAAGGGTTATGGCTTTGGAGCTTAAACAACAGCTGAAGCAGACGCAGCAGCTTCTTATGTCGCCGCAATTGCAGCAAGCCATAAAATTGCTGCAAATGTCCAGGCTGGAGCTTGTGGAGCATATTCAGCAGGAATTGCTTGAAAACCCTTTTTTGGAAGAGGTTCAAGGTTCGCCGGAACTTTCCGATGTTGACGAGAATTTTTCGGAATTGAATGAAAACCGCGCAAGTTCCGAAGCCGATGAGGGATATTCCTTTGAAGAGATAAACAAAAACGGCGATTGGGAAGATTATTTGGGGGAACTTTCCTCCGCTCCCAAGACTTCGTCCGCCCATGAATACGAATCCATAGAAGACAATAATTTTATCGAAACACGCTATGCGGAAAAAAGTTCTTTGGACGATCACCTCATGTGGCAGCTCCGCCTTTCCTCTTTTACCGAAGAAGAGCTGGATATTTGCGAAAATATTATCGGAAATCTGGACAGCTGCGGGTATTTGCGTGCCGAACTTTCCGAAATAGCGGAAGCGACGCGAAGCAGTGCGGAAAAGGTCGAAGAACTGCTTTATAAGGTGCAGCGTCTTGATCCCGTCGGGGTTGCCGCAAGAACGCCCCAGGAATGTCTGCTTGTGCAGGTGGAAGTGCTGAAATACGACCGGGACCCTGTTTTGGTCGAGCTTATCAAATACCACCTTACTGACCTTGAAACGCACAGATACAAGCCCCTTTTGCGCAAATTCCATTTGGATATGGAAACCCTCAAGGAATACCTTGATATTATCCAGTCCCTCGACCCCATGCCCGGAGCGAGTTTCGGCGAAAGCGAACCGTTGTATGTCAGCCCTGACGTGTATGTTTTTCCGAGTGACGGCGATTTTGTCATTTTATTGAACGATGAAGATATTCCCAATTTGCGCCTGAATGATTTTTTGGATAAGGGCAATGTTTCTGCCGAGGTGAAAGATTTCACCAATAAGAAAATAGCGTCCGCTTCATGGCTTATCAAAAGTCTTGAACAAAGAAAGCGCACCCTTTATAAGGTTGTGGAAAGCATAGTCAAATTCCAGCGTTCGTTTTTCGAAGAGGGCGTGGATAAGCTGAAGCCTCTTATTTTAAAAGATATAGCGGAAGATATTGAAATGCATGAATCTTCTGTAAGCCGTATTACGACCAATAAATATGTTTCCACGCCGCATGGGGTGTTTGAGCTGAAATTTTTCTTCAACAGCGCCCTGAGTTCCGACAACGGCGACTCTGTCGGCTCGGAAAGCGTGAAAGCGCTTATTAAGAAGATGATTGGTAAGGAAGACCCCAAAAACCCCCTTGCCGACGAGAAGCTTTGCGAGCTTTTAAAACAGGAAATAGGGGTTGACATCGCCCGCCGAACCGTGGCGAAATACAGGACGGCATTGAATATTCCTTCTTCTTCCAAAAGAAAACAACGGTTTTAATGGTATTAAACAGAATGATGATAGCCCGGATAATTTGTGTTTTGCTTTGTTTTTTTAGTTTCGGTTTTCATGCCGCCGCCGCGCCGCTGAACGTGCGCGGGGCGATTTTAATGGATTTGGACTCCGTTAAGGTGCTGTATAAGCAAAATGAAAACAAGAGAATTCCGCCTGCTTCGCTTACGAAGATTATGACCATGTATTTGGTTTTTGATGCCATAAAAGCCAAAAAAATCAGCTTGGATACGAAAGTGAAAATCAGCCGGAAGGCGGCGTGCACGGGCGGTTCGAGCATGCACCTGAAAAAGGGCGATATTGTCACGGTAAAACAGCTTTTGTACGGCATGGCTGTTGCAAGCGGCAATGACGCCTGCGTCGCCATTGCGGAACATATGGCAGGTTCCGAAAAAAAATTCGTACGGCTTATGAATGAAAAGGCAAGACGCCTTAAAATGAACCATACCGTTTTTAAAACCTGCAATGGATTGCCCGCGAAAGGGCAGTACACAACGGCGAACGACATGCTCGCCTTGAGCCGGAATTATATCATGACGCACCCCGAGTGCCTGACGTATCATAATACGAAGCAATACGCCTACCGCGACTATGTATTGAGAAATAAAAATCCGCTGCTTGGCAGATACCAAGGGGCGGACGGGCTGAAAACCGGCTGGACGAGGGCTTCGGGCTACAATATCGTCAGCACGGTGCGGCGCGGAGGCACAAGGCTTTTGGCTGTCATTTTAGGGGCGAACACCGATACCATACGGGCGAAGGAACTGAAAAAGCTCATGGACGCGGGGTTTGCCGTAAAATCCCATAAAATCGCTAAAATTTCCAAAGCCTTATAGCGATATGAGGCTTTTTTTCTTTGACGAAACCGTTTTATTTTGTTTCTCATTTTATCCCGTTTTTCAAAAACCGCTTAAGCGTTTTTTTTCCAGTATGAACGTTTTCAGATTTGCCCCCGTATCGGTTTGAACTGCTCTGTTTACAATATTGTAATTTTTGTTTTCCGCCGAAGAGTTCTTTTTTTTCTTGATAATCATATTGCCAAGGAAAAGATATTTATCGGTATGATTGAATTTTAATTTAAGAAGATAATGCTTGCTTATTCTTGTATAATGCAGTATTATTTATTTTTACAAAATTGTAAAAATGGTTGAGTCTTTTGGTTAAACAATTAATTTTGAGAGGTTTCGCATGAACCAGATTTTGGATCAACTTAATGTGTTGGTTTCAGATATCAACAGCATCCTTTGGGGACCGTATTGTCTGATTCCAATTTTAGTTGGTGCCGGCATTTATTTTACTTTGAAACTCAAATTCGTCCAGGTTAAACGCTTTTTTAAGGCTGTGCGCTATGGTTTTGGCGATATGTCCTTACAAGGGGAAAAGGCAGGCAAGGACGGCATGAGTTCGTTCCAGTCCCTGACAACCGCCGTTGCGGCGCAAGTCGGCACGGGGAATATGGCAGGTGCGGCAACAGCTATCGCATGCGGCGGTCCGGGTGCTATTTTCTGGATGTGGATTGCGGCTTTCTTCGGTATGGCGACCATTTTCGTCGAAGCTGTCCTCGCTCAAATTTATAAGACAAAAGACGATAAAGGGCACAGTGTCGGCGGACCTGCTTATTATATTTCCAAAGGGCTCGGCAGCAAAGCTTTGGCTGGATTTTTCGCCGTAACCATTATTTTGGCTCTCGGTTTTATCGGGAATATGGTGCAGGCGAACTCCATCGCCGATTCTTTTTATACCGCTTTCGGCATTCCTCCTTTTGTCATCGGTTTGCTTGTTGCTGCTTTCGTCGGTTTCATTTTTCTCGGCGGTGTTTCCCGTTTGGCATATACCACGGAAAAAATGGTGCCTCTCATGGCGGTGCTTTATATCATCGGTGCCGTTATTGTTATGGTTATCCATATCGACCAGCTTATTCCGGCTTTCAAAATGATTTTTGTAGGCGCTTTCG
This window encodes:
- a CDS encoding sodium:alanine symporter family protein — its product is MNQILDQLNVLVSDINSILWGPYCLIPILVGAGIYFTLKLKFVQVKRFFKAVRYGFGDMSLQGEKAGKDGMSSFQSLTTAVAAQVGTGNMAGAATAIACGGPGAIFWMWIAAFFGMATIFVEAVLAQIYKTKDDKGHSVGGPAYYISKGLGSKALAGFFAVTIILALGFIGNMVQANSIADSFYTAFGIPPFVIGLLVAAFVGFIFLGGVSRLAYTTEKMVPLMAVLYIIGAVIVMVIHIDQLIPAFKMIFVGAFDPMAATGGVIGASIKEAMRYGVARGLFSNEAGMGSTPHAHAIAKVKYPAQQGLVAIIGVFFDTFVVLNMTAFVILMTGALGTDPNAVPQGIALTQKAFTIGLGPLGSTFVAVCLFFFAGSTILSWSFFGEQNIKYLFGTKAVRPYKLVIIVFLVLGSVLKVDLVWNLADFFNGIMVLPNIIALFALGKFVSMALDEFNREVK
- a CDS encoding D-alanyl-D-alanine carboxypeptidase family protein, with the protein product MLCFFSFGFHAAAAPLNVRGAILMDLDSVKVLYKQNENKRIPPASLTKIMTMYLVFDAIKAKKISLDTKVKISRKAACTGGSSMHLKKGDIVTVKQLLYGMAVASGNDACVAIAEHMAGSEKKFVRLMNEKARRLKMNHTVFKTCNGLPAKGQYTTANDMLALSRNYIMTHPECLTYHNTKQYAYRDYVLRNKNPLLGRYQGADGLKTGWTRASGYNIVSTVRRGGTRLLAVILGANTDTIRAKELKKLMDAGFAVKSHKIAKISKAL
- the rpoN gene encoding RNA polymerase factor sigma-54, which encodes MALELKQQLKQTQQLLMSPQLQQAIKLLQMSRLELVEHIQQELLENPFLEEVQGSPELSDVDENFSELNENRASSEADEGYSFEEINKNGDWEDYLGELSSAPKTSSAHEYESIEDNNFIETRYAEKSSLDDHLMWQLRLSSFTEEELDICENIIGNLDSCGYLRAELSEIAEATRSSAEKVEELLYKVQRLDPVGVAARTPQECLLVQVEVLKYDRDPVLVELIKYHLTDLETHRYKPLLRKFHLDMETLKEYLDIIQSLDPMPGASFGESEPLYVSPDVYVFPSDGDFVILLNDEDIPNLRLNDFLDKGNVSAEVKDFTNKKIASASWLIKSLEQRKRTLYKVVESIVKFQRSFFEEGVDKLKPLILKDIAEDIEMHESSVSRITTNKYVSTPHGVFELKFFFNSALSSDNGDSVGSESVKALIKKMIGKEDPKNPLADEKLCELLKQEIGVDIARRTVAKYRTALNIPSSSKRKQRF